The following are encoded together in the Candidatus Tumulicola sp. genome:
- a CDS encoding N-acetylmannosamine-6-phosphate 2-epimerase, with translation MSDPRTADAILEKLRGGLIVSVQAFDGSAIDRPDVLAAMADAAVRNGAAGIRARSLACLTTMRNAIDAPLIGLVKAAYDGFEPYITPTIADAEAVAATGADIVAFDATGRPRPDGSTMAEAVRAIATVGKLAMADCATFDDAVRAAEAGAHIVATTLSGYTPQTSGRALPDLDLVERMTSLDTFVVCEGGVHHPEQLRAAFDRGADAVVVGTAITNVDWLVRRFAGLTGAAPNRSK, from the coding sequence ATGAGCGATCCGCGAACCGCGGACGCCATCCTCGAGAAGCTGCGCGGCGGCCTGATCGTCTCGGTCCAAGCCTTCGACGGTTCGGCGATCGATCGGCCCGACGTGCTCGCCGCCATGGCCGATGCCGCGGTCCGCAACGGCGCCGCCGGCATTCGGGCGAGAAGTTTGGCGTGCCTAACAACGATGCGAAATGCGATCGACGCACCGCTAATCGGTCTCGTAAAGGCTGCGTACGACGGATTCGAACCCTACATCACCCCGACGATTGCGGATGCCGAGGCCGTCGCTGCGACTGGTGCCGACATCGTCGCATTCGATGCGACGGGACGGCCGCGACCGGATGGCAGCACGATGGCCGAAGCGGTACGCGCCATTGCGACTGTCGGAAAACTCGCGATGGCCGATTGTGCTACGTTCGACGACGCCGTCCGCGCCGCAGAAGCGGGCGCACACATCGTTGCGACCACGTTGAGTGGCTACACGCCCCAAACGAGCGGCCGCGCGCTGCCCGATCTCGACTTGGTCGAACGCATGACTTCACTAGACACATTTGTCGTATGCGAAGGCGGCGTGCACCATCCCGAGCAACTGCGCGCGGCGTTCGATCGCGGTGCGGATGCCGTCGTTGTCGGTACTGCAATTACCAACGTCGACTGGCTCGTGCGTCGATTTGCAGGGTTGACGGGTGCCGCGCCAAACCGCTCAAAGTAG
- the ctaD gene encoding cytochrome c oxidase subunit I has translation MIEWLTTTDHKKIGIMYLVWTFTFFCVAGILALIIRTQLAQPGLSVVTPHEYNQLFTLHGTVMIFLFVAPFGIGLANYLIPLQIGAPDMAFPRLNATGLWMFVFGSLIVLSGALAAGGAASSGWTSYAPLSEIEIATGAGQDLWLIGLLMTSVSSILTALNFVVTIFLYRAPGMTMWRMPIFTWEMVATSLLILMAFPPLAACFFMLLIDRHLGGHFFDPNGGGSPILYQHLFWFFGHPEVYVLILPFFGVITEIVAVFSRKPVFGYVGMVLAAFAIAGLSMGVWAHHMFTTGVVDNPFFSAVSFLIAVPTGIKFFNWIGTMWRGSIVFTTPMLFAIGFMLNFLVGGITGVQIASPPIDYDVHDSYFIVAHFHYTIAGGSLFAIFAALFFWFPKMFGFQLDERLGKWSFWTLFLGFNCTFLPMHFMGIEGMARRVYTYAPVEHLPALNAIASAGAAVMAIGVLLFIANVVVSARKRVPVGDDPWGAYTLEWLTSSPPPEHNFTSLPVIRSERPAFDVRHPELLPKGAA, from the coding sequence GTGATTGAATGGCTCACCACGACCGATCACAAGAAGATCGGCATCATGTACCTCGTGTGGACCTTCACCTTCTTCTGCGTGGCCGGGATTTTGGCGTTGATCATCCGCACGCAGCTCGCACAGCCCGGCCTATCGGTGGTTACGCCGCACGAGTACAACCAGCTGTTTACGTTACACGGCACCGTTATGATTTTCTTGTTCGTGGCGCCGTTTGGGATCGGTCTCGCGAACTATTTGATTCCGCTGCAGATCGGCGCGCCCGATATGGCGTTTCCGCGACTGAATGCGACCGGACTCTGGATGTTCGTTTTCGGCAGTTTGATCGTACTATCGGGCGCGCTTGCTGCCGGCGGCGCGGCGTCGTCCGGATGGACGTCGTACGCACCGCTGTCGGAGATCGAAATCGCGACGGGCGCCGGCCAGGATTTATGGCTGATCGGTCTGCTGATGACCAGCGTGTCGTCGATTCTTACCGCGCTCAACTTCGTCGTCACGATCTTTCTCTATCGCGCGCCCGGCATGACGATGTGGCGCATGCCGATCTTCACCTGGGAAATGGTCGCGACATCGCTCTTGATTTTGATGGCCTTTCCTCCGCTGGCAGCGTGCTTTTTCATGCTGCTCATCGACCGGCATTTAGGCGGTCATTTTTTCGATCCGAACGGTGGCGGCAGCCCGATTCTCTACCAGCATCTGTTCTGGTTCTTTGGCCATCCCGAAGTGTATGTGTTAATTCTGCCGTTCTTCGGGGTGATCACCGAAATCGTGGCGGTATTCTCGCGTAAGCCGGTGTTCGGGTACGTCGGGATGGTGCTGGCGGCGTTCGCCATCGCCGGATTGTCGATGGGTGTGTGGGCGCATCACATGTTCACCACCGGCGTGGTCGACAATCCGTTCTTCTCCGCGGTGTCGTTCCTGATCGCGGTACCCACCGGCATCAAGTTCTTCAACTGGATCGGCACGATGTGGCGTGGCTCGATCGTCTTTACCACCCCGATGCTGTTTGCCATCGGCTTCATGCTCAATTTCCTGGTCGGCGGGATCACCGGCGTGCAGATCGCGTCGCCGCCGATCGACTACGACGTGCACGATAGCTATTTCATCGTCGCCCACTTTCACTACACGATTGCCGGCGGCAGCTTGTTTGCGATCTTCGCGGCGCTGTTTTTCTGGTTTCCGAAGATGTTCGGTTTTCAGCTCGACGAGCGGCTCGGAAAGTGGTCCTTCTGGACGCTGTTCCTCGGGTTCAACTGCACGTTCTTACCGATGCATTTCATGGGCATCGAAGGTATGGCGCGCCGCGTGTACACCTACGCGCCGGTCGAGCACTTGCCGGCGCTCAACGCGATCGCTTCGGCCGGTGCTGCGGTGATGGCGATCGGCGTGCTGCTGTTCATCGCGAATGTGGTCGTCTCGGCGCGTAAACGCGTGCCGGTCGGGGACGATCCGTGGGGCGCCTACACCTTGGAATGGTTGACGTCGTCCCCGCCGCCCGAACACAACTTTACATCGTTGCCCGTCATTCGGTCGGAGCGTCCGGCCTTCGACGTTCGCCATCCCGAGTTGCTGCCCAAAGGAGCCGCATGA
- a CDS encoding COX15/CtaA family protein, translated as MRTLRRLALAADFVALATVVLGSWTRINGAGETCPDWPLCHGRLIPSLSDGTIWEWAHRLLAFSVTPLVIALLVVAWRERRRSAFIVPAMTLVAALFVVQVLLGAATVKLFNSPMSVVLHWGTAMAFVAALSALAIFASAADSDPARSRRSTGIAPGAIIGTTAAITFITMCVGAYVSSSGAGLACLDIPGCAGNVIVYGSGQFVQMLHRGLAGATLLLAAGSLAIVWAVSSSKQTRVAVCTGVTLVLVQVLLGLLNVVLRLPTDLREAHAVNAALTFLAFVVGTVFASLDAARSRAATAAAS; from the coding sequence ATGAGGACTTTGCGTCGCTTGGCGCTGGCCGCCGATTTCGTTGCGCTCGCAACCGTGGTATTGGGAAGCTGGACCCGCATCAACGGTGCGGGAGAAACCTGTCCCGATTGGCCGCTCTGTCACGGACGTCTGATTCCGTCGCTGTCGGACGGCACGATCTGGGAATGGGCGCACCGGTTGCTGGCCTTCTCGGTGACGCCGCTGGTCATCGCGCTCTTGGTCGTGGCGTGGCGCGAACGTCGCCGCTCGGCCTTTATCGTGCCTGCGATGACGTTGGTAGCAGCTCTCTTCGTCGTTCAAGTGCTGCTCGGAGCCGCGACCGTCAAATTGTTCAACAGTCCGATGTCGGTCGTGCTCCACTGGGGAACGGCCATGGCGTTCGTCGCCGCGCTTTCGGCGCTAGCAATTTTCGCCTCGGCCGCCGATTCGGACCCGGCGCGCAGCCGCCGGTCGACCGGAATCGCGCCCGGCGCGATCATCGGTACGACCGCCGCAATAACATTCATCACGATGTGCGTCGGTGCGTACGTCAGTTCCAGCGGTGCCGGCCTCGCGTGCCTCGACATTCCCGGCTGCGCCGGTAACGTGATCGTCTACGGCAGCGGGCAGTTCGTACAAATGTTGCATCGCGGGCTGGCGGGCGCCACGCTGCTCCTCGCAGCGGGATCGCTGGCAATCGTGTGGGCCGTTTCCTCGTCGAAGCAGACGCGGGTTGCGGTTTGCACCGGAGTCACGCTGGTTCTCGTGCAAGTATTGCTCGGCTTGTTAAATGTCGTACTTCGCTTGCCTACCGATTTGCGCGAGGCGCACGCCGTCAACGCGGCACTGACCTTCCTCGCGTTCGTCGTCGGCACCGTCTTCGCGTCGCTCGACGCCGCCCGTTCGCGCGCAGCGACGGCGGCCGCTTCGTGA
- a CDS encoding heme-copper oxidase subunit III, with the protein MAVASVPHGGVHVEQPDQLYNEIRDLRLQGFLLALISDCVLFSSFVFAYLYLRNSGQGWPPPGIPRLDVPFAAWNSVLLFGSGATMHYALENHKHNNFMKYMLFLIATIILGAGFLGGQGYEYTHLIVSEHITWSGSGIFGASFFTLTGMHGFHVFVGVIFLTVLLMQSAAGVYTREKFFGITAGTLYWHFVDVIWVLLFSIFYLI; encoded by the coding sequence ATGGCTGTCGCTTCGGTCCCGCACGGCGGCGTGCACGTGGAGCAGCCGGATCAGCTGTACAACGAAATCCGAGACCTGCGGCTGCAAGGGTTTCTTCTGGCGCTCATCAGCGACTGCGTCCTATTCTCGTCGTTCGTCTTCGCGTATTTGTACTTGCGCAATAGCGGCCAAGGCTGGCCGCCGCCGGGCATTCCGCGACTCGACGTGCCCTTTGCAGCCTGGAACTCCGTGTTACTCTTTGGCTCGGGCGCGACGATGCATTACGCGCTCGAGAACCACAAGCACAACAACTTCATGAAATACATGTTGTTCTTGATCGCAACGATCATTCTGGGCGCGGGCTTCTTGGGCGGTCAAGGGTATGAGTACACACACCTTATCGTCAGCGAGCACATCACGTGGAGCGGAAGCGGCATCTTCGGCGCCTCATTCTTCACGCTTACCGGTATGCACGGCTTCCACGTATTCGTAGGCGTCATTTTTCTCACGGTGCTTTTGATGCAGTCGGCCGCCGGCGTCTACACGCGAGAAAAATTCTTCGGCATCACCGCCGGAACGTTGTACTGGCATTTCGTCGACGTTATCTGGGTGCTACTCTTCTCGATCTTCTATCTGATTTAA
- a CDS encoding BadF/BadG/BcrA/BcrD ATPase family protein: MGDNLFAGIDGGQSSTRAVVGTGDGQVLGRGAVGGADEVGATTHSTRLRDALRDALAAAVANAGLPADAQFDTIVAGVSGFDGAHVGRPPELPARETIVLHDAPIALAGALDGEAGIVVIAGTGTVAYAANANSDDAKTYGGWGYLFGDEGSAFWLVREALAQMMRHEDDGRPLDAPANAIRAYFGVDSLREIVSATHAGRLTRDRLASYAPSVLKAAPFDHLARRGVQRLAELVGAAVRDGAAPRVALIGGMFANADYRERVGAAIERLGVRIVPAKRPPAEGAMLLAIRAAGG, translated from the coding sequence ATGGGCGATAACCTTTTCGCCGGAATCGACGGCGGACAAAGCTCGACCAGGGCGGTCGTGGGAACGGGTGACGGGCAGGTTCTCGGCCGCGGAGCCGTCGGCGGAGCGGATGAGGTCGGTGCTACCACACATTCCACGCGACTTCGCGATGCACTACGTGATGCGCTCGCAGCCGCGGTCGCCAACGCCGGCTTACCTGCAGACGCGCAATTCGATACGATCGTTGCGGGCGTATCCGGGTTCGACGGCGCGCATGTTGGCCGTCCACCCGAATTGCCGGCTCGCGAAACGATCGTGCTGCACGACGCGCCGATCGCGCTCGCGGGAGCGCTCGATGGCGAAGCCGGCATCGTCGTGATTGCCGGAACCGGTACCGTCGCATATGCTGCGAACGCGAATTCGGATGACGCAAAAACGTATGGCGGTTGGGGCTATCTGTTCGGTGACGAGGGTAGCGCGTTCTGGCTGGTGCGCGAAGCTCTTGCGCAAATGATGCGGCACGAAGATGACGGCAGACCCCTCGACGCTCCGGCCAATGCGATACGTGCGTACTTCGGAGTCGACTCGCTTCGCGAGATCGTGTCGGCGACGCACGCCGGGCGACTCACGCGCGACCGCCTCGCTTCCTACGCTCCGTCGGTTTTGAAAGCGGCGCCGTTCGACCATCTCGCGCGACGCGGCGTGCAGCGACTGGCCGAGCTCGTCGGGGCGGCGGTCCGCGATGGAGCCGCGCCGCGCGTCGCCTTGATCGGCGGCATGTTCGCGAACGCCGATTACCGCGAGCGCGTCGGCGCTGCTATCGAGCGCCTCGGCGTACGAATCGTCCCCGCCAAACGGCCGCCGGCTGAAGGAGCGATGCTGCTCGCTATCCGCGCCGCCGGCGGATGA
- the coxB gene encoding cytochrome c oxidase subunit II, translated as MVNQTAPPVRLGSQFWMVSAVLAVLAAVGIWFWYWFPIEQYLPAAIVTARQVDTLFRFMAATGTALYIFIAGYLVYFSIAFRVRKSDPPDAIGVQIHDNHKLELWWTIIPALFVVLLSAVSVRIWYEIMLEPQNGLVVQAIGHQFDFTFRYPQVNGEITDEMHLPIGVPVTLNLTSSDVIHSFWVPAMRLKNDTVPGLVTEIRFTPRLEGRYQIICTQFCGVLHSQMNKQVLVIESRDKFNAWFHGWQVKNAHVSNALPTTTGTAINLSNANIGAGQTLFKQKCSACHSTGPFDQRIVGPGLKAVLHDPTHPNLVDGDPATEANVAKILQTGYTGSIGSMPNATTNGLSDQDIANLVVYLNSLK; from the coding sequence TTGGTAAATCAGACGGCGCCGCCAGTTCGGCTCGGCAGTCAATTTTGGATGGTCAGCGCCGTCCTCGCAGTGCTGGCTGCCGTCGGAATATGGTTCTGGTACTGGTTCCCGATCGAGCAATACTTGCCGGCCGCCATCGTAACTGCGCGTCAAGTCGACACACTCTTCCGCTTCATGGCCGCGACCGGCACCGCGCTCTACATTTTCATCGCCGGCTACCTCGTCTATTTCTCGATCGCGTTCCGCGTGCGCAAGAGCGATCCGCCCGACGCGATCGGCGTCCAAATCCACGACAATCACAAACTCGAATTGTGGTGGACGATCATCCCAGCGTTGTTCGTCGTGCTGCTGTCGGCCGTCAGCGTTCGGATCTGGTACGAAATCATGCTGGAGCCGCAAAACGGTTTGGTCGTTCAAGCAATCGGCCACCAGTTCGATTTTACGTTCCGCTATCCGCAGGTCAACGGCGAGATCACCGACGAGATGCATCTGCCGATCGGCGTTCCAGTGACGCTCAATTTGACGTCCTCGGATGTGATCCACTCGTTCTGGGTGCCGGCGATGCGCCTGAAAAACGACACCGTCCCTGGCCTCGTCACCGAGATCCGGTTTACGCCGCGCCTCGAGGGACGCTATCAAATCATTTGCACCCAGTTCTGCGGCGTGTTGCATAGCCAAATGAACAAGCAAGTGCTGGTCATCGAAAGCCGGGACAAGTTCAACGCGTGGTTCCACGGCTGGCAAGTCAAGAACGCGCACGTCAGCAACGCATTACCGACGACGACCGGCACGGCGATCAACCTGTCGAATGCGAACATTGGGGCCGGTCAGACGCTGTTCAAACAGAAGTGCTCGGCGTGCCATTCGACGGGACCGTTCGATCAGCGCATCGTCGGCCCGGGCCTGAAGGCGGTGTTGCACGACCCGACCCACCCGAATCTCGTAGACGGCGATCCGGCCACAGAGGCCAACGTCGCAAAGATTTTGCAGACCGGGTACACCGGCAGCATCGGCAGCATGCCCAACGCAACCACCAACGGACTCTCGGATCAGGATATTGCGAATCTAGTCGTGTACCTGAATTCCCTGAAGTAA
- a CDS encoding MFS transporter → MKPLLGTLAAGVFAGALDLSVLSPALPALGHDFNVQTADLAWVFTLYLLVTVASIAIASALADRYGRRPAYLGCIALFAAGSIVAMAAPNYGVFLFARALQASGAGGIFPVATAAIGDVVPRERRGAALGMVAAMWGLAAVIGPLFGGAIAHYVSWRWIFLPNVPLAAVVFWLAMRYVPSFAPRKRQPVDVLGLALLCVGLLALTDGLIEAHVVLGTGSIVVLAGFWLWESRGARFPVVPPVLLRNAQLAKTYALEIAIGILEGSLFFVPTVLVGALHVSYIAAGSIAALGALAFVIVIPMAGRALDRVGSRDVLLVGTVAVEVGLGLFALGFSSIWLAVLAMLVAGAGFGALLGAPTRYIVTNETHEHTRAIAVGLLSQCLIVGQIVGSSLVGGIIGLATQEVVGYREAYLAFCAVALVALALTTALKSRRQERREPIGEAA, encoded by the coding sequence GTGAAACCGCTGCTCGGCACGCTGGCCGCCGGCGTGTTTGCCGGAGCGCTCGATTTGAGCGTTCTCTCTCCCGCACTGCCCGCGCTGGGCCACGATTTCAACGTTCAGACCGCCGACTTGGCGTGGGTGTTTACGTTGTACTTGCTGGTCACCGTCGCTTCGATCGCCATCGCTTCCGCACTGGCCGACCGATACGGACGGCGTCCAGCGTACTTAGGCTGCATCGCGCTCTTTGCCGCGGGCAGCATCGTGGCGATGGCTGCGCCGAATTACGGCGTGTTTCTGTTCGCGCGCGCGTTGCAGGCGTCAGGTGCAGGCGGCATTTTTCCAGTCGCGACCGCCGCGATCGGCGACGTCGTGCCGCGCGAACGGCGCGGGGCTGCACTTGGAATGGTCGCCGCCATGTGGGGATTGGCGGCCGTCATCGGACCTTTGTTCGGCGGTGCGATCGCCCACTACGTATCCTGGCGTTGGATTTTTTTGCCGAACGTGCCGCTGGCGGCAGTCGTCTTCTGGCTTGCGATGCGCTACGTCCCGTCGTTCGCGCCGCGCAAACGGCAGCCGGTCGACGTCTTAGGATTAGCGCTTCTGTGCGTTGGGTTATTAGCCCTGACCGACGGCTTGATCGAAGCGCACGTCGTGCTCGGCACCGGCAGCATAGTGGTGCTCGCCGGCTTTTGGTTGTGGGAATCGCGCGGTGCGCGTTTTCCGGTGGTCCCGCCGGTGTTGTTGCGCAACGCGCAGCTGGCTAAAACGTACGCTCTCGAGATCGCGATCGGCATCCTCGAGGGTTCGCTATTTTTCGTTCCGACCGTATTAGTCGGCGCGCTGCACGTGTCGTATATCGCCGCCGGCTCGATCGCCGCGCTCGGCGCGTTGGCATTCGTGATCGTTATTCCGATGGCGGGACGCGCACTCGACCGCGTAGGAAGCCGCGACGTGTTGTTAGTCGGCACGGTCGCAGTGGAAGTGGGGCTCGGCTTGTTCGCACTCGGCTTTAGCTCGATCTGGTTGGCGGTGCTCGCGATGCTGGTTGCCGGCGCCGGTTTTGGTGCGCTGCTGGGCGCGCCAACGCGGTATATCGTTACCAACGAAACGCACGAACACACGCGCGCAATCGCTGTCGGACTGCTGAGCCAATGTTTGATCGTAGGGCAGATCGTCGGCTCGTCGTTAGTAGGCGGCATCATCGGCCTGGCGACACAAGAAGTCGTTGGCTATCGCGAAGCCTATCTGGCATTTTGCGCCGTCGCGCTCGTTGCTCTGGCGTTAACGACCGCGCTGAAGTCGCGCCGGCAAGAACGCCGCGAGCCGATCGGAGAAGCGGCTTAG
- the ctaD gene encoding cytochrome c oxidase subunit I: protein MATHAPVAHPGGIAGHIHQEPQGFVRRYVFSIDHKIIGIQYLITGFVFFILAGLLAETIRTQLLNANGGFVSPETYNEVYSIHGSAMVWLVVIPILTGGFGNLVFPLQIGARDVAFPWLNLLSFWIFPVAGLMLFSSFLMGAPTAGWTEYPPVSLQGAAGTSMWAAAIFLVGVSSTLTGINFVVTLLKMRAPGMTFTRMPLFCWAQFATAPLLMIATTALAAALAALFIERQFGVPFFDPTKGGSAVLWQHMFWFYSHPAVYIMILPAFGIISEVLPTFARKPIFGYKLIAFSSMAIALAGFMVWAHHMFTSGLAPYLQLPFMILTFAIGVPTGIKIFSWTATLWGGKIHLTTAMLFAIGFIALFTCGGITGIFLAAVPYDLDVHGTYFVVAHFHYVLVGGSMMGVFAGMYYWFPKMSGRLLNETLGKIHFWLFFIGFNGTFLPMHWLGVEGMPRWVASYDPQFEFWNRFASISSYVMALGMLVFFYNVISSARFGKRSGPNPWNGRTLEWMIPSPPHYYNFKNIPTVYGLPYDFSHPLPYKGLEDELNDSPPAAAGAH from the coding sequence ATGGCAACCCACGCACCAGTAGCTCATCCCGGCGGAATCGCGGGTCACATCCACCAGGAACCGCAGGGGTTCGTTCGACGATACGTCTTCTCGATCGATCATAAGATCATCGGAATTCAATACCTGATCACCGGGTTCGTCTTCTTCATCCTGGCGGGCTTACTGGCCGAAACGATTCGCACGCAACTACTCAACGCTAACGGCGGCTTCGTTTCACCCGAGACCTATAACGAGGTGTACAGCATCCATGGCAGCGCCATGGTATGGCTGGTCGTAATTCCCATCCTGACCGGTGGATTCGGCAACTTGGTTTTCCCGCTGCAGATCGGCGCGCGGGACGTCGCGTTTCCGTGGCTCAACCTATTGAGCTTCTGGATCTTTCCGGTGGCGGGTTTGATGTTGTTCTCGTCGTTCCTGATGGGCGCGCCAACCGCCGGCTGGACTGAGTATCCGCCGGTGTCGCTGCAAGGCGCGGCGGGTACGTCGATGTGGGCGGCTGCGATCTTTTTAGTCGGTGTCAGCTCGACGCTGACGGGTATTAATTTCGTCGTAACGTTGCTCAAGATGCGCGCGCCGGGGATGACTTTTACGCGCATGCCGCTGTTCTGCTGGGCACAGTTCGCAACCGCTCCGCTGCTGATGATCGCCACGACGGCGCTGGCCGCCGCGCTGGCGGCGCTGTTCATCGAGCGCCAGTTCGGCGTGCCGTTCTTCGACCCGACCAAGGGCGGCAGTGCGGTGCTATGGCAGCATATGTTCTGGTTCTACTCGCATCCCGCCGTCTACATTATGATTCTGCCGGCCTTCGGAATCATCTCCGAAGTGCTTCCGACGTTCGCGCGTAAGCCGATCTTCGGATATAAGCTGATCGCGTTTTCGTCGATGGCAATCGCGTTGGCGGGCTTCATGGTGTGGGCGCATCACATGTTCACGTCGGGCCTCGCACCCTATTTGCAGTTACCGTTCATGATCTTGACGTTCGCGATCGGCGTGCCGACCGGCATCAAGATCTTTTCGTGGACCGCGACGCTGTGGGGCGGCAAGATCCATCTGACGACCGCCATGTTGTTCGCGATCGGATTCATCGCGCTATTCACGTGCGGCGGTATCACCGGCATCTTCCTGGCCGCGGTGCCCTACGACCTTGACGTGCACGGCACGTACTTCGTGGTCGCGCACTTCCACTACGTGCTCGTAGGCGGAAGCATGATGGGCGTGTTTGCCGGGATGTATTACTGGTTCCCAAAGATGTCCGGACGACTCTTGAACGAGACGCTCGGAAAGATTCACTTCTGGCTGTTCTTCATCGGATTTAACGGTACGTTTTTGCCGATGCATTGGCTCGGTGTCGAAGGCATGCCGCGCTGGGTCGCGAGCTACGATCCGCAGTTCGAGTTCTGGAATCGCTTCGCGTCGATTTCGTCCTACGTGATGGCGCTCGGTATGTTGGTGTTCTTCTACAACGTCATCTCTAGCGCACGCTTCGGCAAACGGTCCGGACCGAATCCGTGGAACGGCCGCACGCTCGAGTGGATGATTCCGTCGCCGCCGCACTACTACAACTTCAAAAACATTCCGACCGTGTACGGCCTGCCGTACGACTTCTCGCATCCACTCCCGTATAAGGGTCTGGAAGACGAACTCAACGATTCGCCGCCCGCAGCGGCCGGAGCGCATTAA
- a CDS encoding cytochrome c oxidase subunit 4, producing MKTGISLFVSSAVFGILIATAYWFSSHHAGGTILLGLMATGLAFATLWAVLAERDANLSGDDPHMTQRQAGGEDLGIFTSSSAWPILMASSAAVVLCGMVWSIPLLLAGLAAIAFIGWRLGAESARAEGER from the coding sequence ATGAAAACCGGCATCTCGTTGTTCGTAAGCTCGGCCGTGTTTGGCATTCTGATCGCAACCGCGTATTGGTTTTCGTCGCACCATGCCGGCGGTACGATTCTGCTTGGACTGATGGCCACTGGTTTGGCTTTTGCGACGCTATGGGCCGTACTCGCCGAACGCGATGCGAATCTTTCAGGCGATGATCCGCACATGACGCAGCGCCAAGCCGGGGGAGAGGATCTCGGCATCTTCACCAGTTCGAGCGCGTGGCCCATTCTGATGGCCTCGAGTGCGGCGGTAGTGCTCTGCGGGATGGTGTGGTCGATCCCGCTGTTGCTCGCCGGGTTGGCCGCCATCGCATTCATCGGTTGGCGGCTGGGCGCCGAAAGCGCGCGCGCCGAGGGTGAACGGTGA
- a CDS encoding DUF6582 domain-containing protein: protein MTKRSDLPESKFAFPNERKEPLTDASHVRNAIARFDQTEGVSDAERDLAFAKIKRAAKKYGVEMTETHWSELGKKASTASRKKTTRKKTATRKKSTGGRKKTTGAARKTTAKKTATKRTTAKKKATRKKTTRKKTARKRS, encoded by the coding sequence GTGACCAAACGATCAGACCTCCCGGAGTCCAAATTCGCGTTTCCGAACGAGCGGAAAGAACCGCTGACCGATGCATCCCACGTGCGCAATGCGATCGCACGGTTCGATCAAACCGAAGGCGTCTCGGATGCCGAACGCGATCTCGCGTTTGCGAAGATCAAGAGAGCCGCCAAAAAGTATGGCGTCGAGATGACCGAGACGCACTGGAGCGAGCTCGGGAAAAAGGCGAGCACTGCGTCGCGCAAAAAAACGACTAGAAAAAAGACGGCAACGCGTAAGAAATCGACCGGCGGCCGCAAGAAAACGACGGGCGCCGCAAGGAAGACCACCGCAAAGAAGACCGCCACAAAAAGGACAACCGCCAAGAAGAAAGCTACGCGCAAGAAGACGACGCGCAAGAAAACTGCGCGGAAGCGCTCTTAG
- a CDS encoding heme o synthase gives MNLRNVLADYYELSKPRIIYLLLITTAAAMAMAAHGLPPIGIALWTLLGGALSAASAGAFNCVYDADIDGIMRRTVDRPIPQGRISKRAGTIYATIVGLLGFAILYVLVNPLAAWLSLAGNVYYVVIYTMWLKRLTPLNIVIGGAAGAVPPLVGWAAVTNSIGGPALGLFALIFLWTPPHFWSLSLMTELDYDRAKVPMFPNVYGRPRTKREIFYYSAILVIASLALYPLHVMGALYFAAAAVLGAIFLLDAVRTWRETDGTLAARRLFRFSLLYLALMCLFMVVDRIIVA, from the coding sequence GTGAATTTGCGCAACGTCCTCGCCGATTATTACGAGCTTTCGAAACCACGCATCATCTATCTGCTGCTGATCACAACGGCGGCGGCGATGGCCATGGCGGCACACGGCCTTCCACCGATTGGGATCGCACTGTGGACGCTGCTTGGCGGCGCGTTGTCGGCGGCGTCGGCAGGCGCCTTCAACTGCGTCTACGACGCCGACATCGACGGCATCATGCGGCGCACGGTCGACCGGCCGATCCCGCAAGGCCGCATCTCGAAGCGTGCCGGCACCATTTACGCCACCATCGTGGGCCTGCTCGGCTTCGCAATATTGTACGTGTTGGTAAATCCGTTGGCAGCCTGGCTCTCGCTGGCGGGCAACGTGTACTACGTCGTCATCTACACCATGTGGCTCAAGCGATTAACGCCGCTGAACATCGTGATCGGCGGCGCGGCCGGCGCGGTGCCGCCGCTAGTGGGCTGGGCCGCGGTGACCAACTCTATCGGCGGTCCGGCGTTGGGACTGTTCGCGCTGATCTTTTTATGGACGCCACCACATTTCTGGTCGTTGTCGCTCATGACCGAGCTGGATTACGACCGTGCCAAGGTTCCGATGTTCCCCAACGTGTACGGCCGGCCGCGAACGAAACGCGAGATCTTTTACTACAGCGCGATCTTAGTGATCGCGTCGCTGGCGCTGTATCCGTTGCACGTCATGGGTGCGCTGTATTTTGCCGCTGCGGCAGTATTGGGAGCGATCTTTTTGCTCGATGCCGTGCGAACGTGGCGTGAAACCGATGGAACGTTAGCCGCGCGCAGGTTGTTTCGATTTTCGCTGTTATACCTCGCGCTGATGTGCCTGTTCATGGTCGTCGATCGCATCATCGTCGCGTGA